The genomic region GCTCGCGCACATCGCCGCTGCGATCCTCGGGGTGCCGCCGCCGGAGGAGCCGCGGGCGAGCCGCACCACCGGCCCGGTGGAGCGCGAGGCCGCAGCCCGGACCAACCTGCCGGTGCGGCCGCGCTTCGGCGAGCCGCGCCGAGAGGTGCGGGTGATGCGCATCGGCGCAGCGGGCCCGGCGGAGGCACCGTCCCGACCCGCAGCCCCCCCGCGGATGGGCAGGCCCGGCGGCGGCGATCGGCAGCAGCGCCCCTTCGCTGCAGGCGGCGAGCGTCCCCCGCGACGCTTCGGCGCCGAAGGACCGCGCCGTGCCGAGAGCTTCGAGCGCCCGCCGCGCCGTTTTGGCGAGGAGGGGCCGCGTCGTCCCGAGGGAGGCGCACGTCCGCCCAGGCGCTTCGGCGGGGAAGGCCCGCGCCGCGCGGAGAGCTTCGAGCGTCCGCCCCGCCGCTTCGGCGACGAGGGGCCGCGCCGTCCCGAGGGTGGCGCGCCTCCGCCCCGGCGCTTCGACGCGGAGGGGCCGCGTCGCTTCGAGGGTGGCGCCCGTCCGCCCCGCCGCTTCGGCGACGAGGGGCCGCGTCGCTTCGAGGGCGGCGCTCGTCCGCCCCGCCGCTTCGGCGACGAAGGCCCGCGCCGTCCCGGCGGCGACGCCCGTCCGCCCCGCCGCTTCGGCGACGAAGGCCCGCGCCGTCCCGGCGGCGACGCCCGCCCGCCCCGCCGCTTCGGCGACGAAGGCCCGCGCCGTCCCGGCGGCGACGCCCGCCCGCCCCGCCGCTTCGGCGACGAAGGCCAGCCTGCGGGAAGGCCCGCNNNNNNNNNNNNNNNNNNNNNNNNNNNNNNNNNNNNNNNNNNNNNNNNNNNNNNNNNNNNNNNNNNNNNNNNNNNNNNNNNNNNNNNNNNNNNNNNNNNNGCGCCCCGGTGCACCATCGCGCCCCGGTGCACCATCGCGCCCCGGTGCACCATCGCGCCCCGGTGCACCATCGCGCCCCGGTGCACCATCGCGCCCCGGTGCACCATCGCGCCCCGGCGCCCCATCACGTCCCGGTGCACCGAGGCGGCCCGGCGGCAAGCCGGGCGGTGGGAAGAAGCGGAGCTGAAGCAGCGGTTCCCCTTCCGTTCAGCCCCTTGCACCACGGTTCAACCCCAACTACGTTCCGACGCCCTATGCCCATCTACGAGTACGGTTGCGAGAAGTGCGGCAACACCACCGAGCTGATGCAGAAGATCTCCGACCCCGCGCCGGAGGCCTGCCCGTCCTGCGGCGAGACCGGGTCGATGAGTCGCCTGGTCAGCCGCAGCTCGTTCCAGCTCAAAGGTGGCGGCTGGTACAAGGATCTCTACAGCTCCACGAAGAAGTCCGGCGGCGGCGAGTCCGGTGGCGGGAGCAGCTCCGCGGCCTGAGCGCAGGCACGTTGCCGAGCGAAGGGGGTCGGCGCCGCCGGCCCCTTTCTGCGTCCCTGGCGCCCCCTGCCGATCAGCCGACAAATTTCGTGCAGCAAGCTATGGACAGCAAAGAACCGATCCGGTAGAATGACTTAGGCGCAAAGCTTAGTCGGGCATTTGATGGATTGTCCTGTCCGGGGTTAGTGTTGGCCCGGGAGACGGGATAGATTCCCCCCCGTCACCCGACCTACGTGCGCTCACGACCCTCTTCTCGCCGCCCCGATACCGCACCGCACGATCCCATCGTCGCCGGTGCCCCCGTCTTCCGTCCCGGCTCCTCCGTTCCCGCCAGCGTCGCGCCCTTCCTCGCGCGGCCCGTAGCGGACGTGAAGCAGCCGACGACGCGCCGCAAACGCCGCCAGCTCTACCGCACCCTGCGCTACTCCTCCGCGGAGGGCATGGTCGCCGAGCTCGTCACCTCCTTCGTCGGCGGCTCGGTCCTCACCGGCTGGGCGATCTTCCTCGGCTGCAGCCCGCTGGTGATCGCGATGCTGGGCGCCTTGCCCTTCCTCGCGCAGCTGGTGCAATTCCCTTCCGCCTGGCTCACCTCGAGCCTCGGCAGCCGCCGCGTCGCCATCGCCGGCTACGCCCTGGGCCGGCTCGTCTACGCGCCCCTCGTCGCCCTGCCCTTCCTCCCGGTCGCGGAGGAGACGCGCCGGTGGATCCTCATGGCGGTGGCGGGCCTTGCAGCCATCTTCACCGTGGTGGGCACCAACGCCTGGGTGGCGTGGATGGGCGAGGTGGTCCCCGTCGCGTTGCGCGGCCGCTACTTCGGCAAACGCCTCTCGCTGGTGACGATCACCGGCGCCGCTGGCGCCTTGAGCGCCGGCCTGCTCCTCGACGTCTCCCGCCGCGGCGGCTGGGAGCCCGTGGCCCTCGCCGGCCTCGCCGCCCTCGCCTGCGTCGCGGGGCTCGTCACCCTCTTCCTCCTCCGCCGGCACCAGGACGTGCCGGTGGAGGTGCGCCGCGGCGGCAGCGGCTTCGACCTCGGCGCCGCCATCGCCGCTCTCCGCGACCCCGCCTCCCGCCCCTTCCTCCGCTACCAGCTCGCCTGGAACGCGGCGATCGGAATCTCCGCGAGCTTCTTCGCGGTGCACATGCTCACCAATCTGAAGATGGGCTTCGCCCTGATCGCGGCCCACGGCGTCGCGGTGGCGGTGATGCGTGTCCTCGTCTCGCCGCTCTGGGGCAAGGTGATCGATCGGATCGGCGCGCGGCCGGTGCTCGTCGTCACCTCCTTCGCCCTGCCGGTGGTGCCCCTGATCTGGCTGCTCCCCACCGCCGAGTCGCGCTTCGTGGCGCTGGCGCTCGACGTGATCCTCGCCGGCGGGCTCTGGGCGGGCCACATGCTCGCGGCCTTCGAGCTTCCGCTGGCGGTGGCGCCCCGGGAGCGCCGGCCCTACTACCTCGCCGCCTTCTCCACCGCCGGCGGCCTCGCCTTCGCCGCGGCTTCCGCGGTGGGTGGCCTGCTGGCGCAGGGGCTCCCCGAGACGATCCACCTCTTCGGCGGCAGCCTCTCCAACCTCCACGTGCTCTTCGTGATCTCGG from Vulgatibacter sp. harbors:
- a CDS encoding FmdB family zinc ribbon protein, giving the protein MPIYEYGCEKCGNTTELMQKISDPAPEACPSCGETGSMSRLVSRSSFQLKGGGWYKDLYSSTKKSGGGESGGGSSSAA
- a CDS encoding MFS transporter — translated: MKQPTTRRKRRQLYRTLRYSSAEGMVAELVTSFVGGSVLTGWAIFLGCSPLVIAMLGALPFLAQLVQFPSAWLTSSLGSRRVAIAGYALGRLVYAPLVALPFLPVAEETRRWILMAVAGLAAIFTVVGTNAWVAWMGEVVPVALRGRYFGKRLSLVTITGAAGALSAGLLLDVSRRGGWEPVALAGLAALACVAGLVTLFLLRRHQDVPVEVRRGGSGFDLGAAIAALRDPASRPFLRYQLAWNAAIGISASFFAVHMLTNLKMGFALIAAHGVAVAVMRVLVSPLWGKVIDRIGARPVLVVTSFALPVVPLIWLLPTAESRFVALALDVILAGGLWAGHMLAAFELPLAVAPRERRPYYLAAFSTAGGLAFAAASAVGGLLAQGLPETIHLFGGSLSNLHVLFVISAAGRLLSAPLALGITEPGARPVEHFFRLVGERLQTRRAQLARVLAFARR